Genomic DNA from Ilyobacter polytropus DSM 2926:
ATAAATTTGAAGACCTGCAGGCATTTTGTAAGATATAAATACCATCATAATAGGGAACATGTACATCATATTTTTCATCTGTGGATTAGAACCTGATCCCATAATCTTTTGTTGTGCAAATGCAACCAAGCCGTTTAGTACAGGTAATATATATAATGGATCTGGATTTACAAGAGTTAACCATAAAAAAGTAGACTCTACAGGTACGATTCCTCCATCAACAGGAGCTTTTCTTAAAACTGCAAAAAGAGCCCATAATATAGGCAACTGTACTAACATAGGTAAGCATCCTGCAGCAGGATTTACCTTATATTTTTGATATAATTCCATTGTTTTCTCGTTTAAG
This window encodes:
- a CDS encoding YidC/Oxa1 family membrane protein insertase, with the protein product MSFITVPLEQIILYLYKIIGNFGLSIIGITVLIKLLLLPLTLKQDKSMKAMKRIQPEIDKIKEKYKNDKQLLNEKTMELYQKYKVNPAAGCLPMLVQLPILWALFAVLRKAPVDGGIVPVESTFLWLTLVNPDPLYILPVLNGLVAFAQQKIMGSGSNPQMKNMMYMFPIMMVFISYKMPAGLQIYWLTSSAAGILQQYYVMKRGDEA